AATCTCGCCTTCAAGCAGACGGACCAGGACGTCTTCGACTTCGTCGCGCGCACAGTGACCGGCCACGTCCCGGGCTGCCCGCCCTTTGACGCCCAGCGTTCCGTCGATGGCGAGCGAGGCATCGAGATCCTGCGGCCCATCCCCGTATCTTCTGACGGTTTAGACCTGGAGGTTCAGAGCAAGGTCATCGGAGTTTACGACAAAGGCAAGTCATGCGTCCGAAGGCGAACGGGGGAGGCACGAGACTGATAGAGTCGTTTCCAAATCCAGGGGGCGCCATGATTCTGGAGGCCGAACAGCTCTTGGTCGACAGCAAGACGGACACAGTGTACACCAAGATGACATCAACCGCCTTCGGCATCGGACAGGGCGGCTACGACGGCCCCCGCGGCCCCTCGAAGCCGGCCGTGAAGCCGCCAGATCGCCGCCCGGATGCCGTGCACACCGTCAAGACGACCCCAGAGGCGGCGCTCCTCTACCGTCTCTGCGGCGACTACAACCCGCtgcacgccgacgacgcctttGGACAGCGCGCCGGGTTCAAGGGGGCGATCCTCCAGGGCCTCGGGACCTGGAACATGGCCGCGCATGGCCTGCTGCGGGAGCTGGGCGGTAGCCACCCCGGCCGGCTCAAGTCGTTCGGCGCCAGGTTCAAGAGCGTCGTGTATCCCGGCGACACCCTCGAGACGCGCATGTGGGTGGTCGAAAGCCGAGGAGGggtggacgacgtcgtcttcgagacggttgtcaaggacgacgagaggGTTGCGCTGTGAGTTCTCCCGCATTGGCTGTCTCGTACGGCATAAATCATCGCGGCTTTATGGCTGCGGGTTGCTGACGATCGTTCAGATCGAACGGTCATGCTCAGATCCTGCAGCCAAATTCAAGGTTGTAGGCGAAACTCAGTCTGGTTTCGACCACTCCAGGATACGACTGCTGGGCAGAGGAGCCACCGAGTGTGCATGTGAGGCAAGGTTGGCGCTATGTATCATCTTCATCCAAACTCGGGACTCAGTCGCTAGCCtttggtgtgtgtgttggtCTGTTTTGTGGCAGACACCTGTGATAGAGAAACATGGCGCAGCTTTGATTACTCTCAAGTCGTGTGCTCTCAACCGGTATTGAGTCATTGGTTGAATATGATGCCAATGAGTCAATGACTACATGATGGATGGTTGTGGCATATTGGCAGTTGCATCGCCAAGACTCCAGAGAGCAGACAAGGTGACTGATAGATAGCTAGTCCGCGGGCCCTAGGTGGTAAAAACAAAACGCCTATAAGAGGATTCACATTGATGTGACACTGAATTTGTTGCCAAAAACCAATGAAAAAATGGAAGTGATGTGGTTGCAATGTCTGTTGCAAAACGATTGCGCCGAGGGGGAATCGAacccccggctccccgacgCTGCTTGATGGCAACGGAGAATTTTACCACTAAACCATCGGCGCTAACGATGTTGAGGTTGCTTGGATTGTGACAATATGTATCGATAACAGAATGACCCATTCGGATCCTGATGGCATGCTCACCTAGTACTCTCGCAAGGTCTATAGATGTGATGGAAACCACTTAGGACTCCTCTTCTCACGATATGCAGCGAGACCTTCTTCTGCGTTCTTGCTCCGAAGCATCGCCTCGGCCCACAACTCCTGGCCGCGCATCGTCGCCCTACTGACGCCCGTCTCCCACGCCTCCCGCGCGGCCAACCGCGAGATGATGACGCTGTCGGGACTCAGCGCGGCAATCTGATCCGCGTAGTCCAGGGCCCTCGTAAGCAGCTTCTCTTGCGGCACGATCTCCTTCACCAGCCCCCACTCCCTCGCCTCTTCCACGGACATGGTGCGGCCGGTGAGAATCAGGTCCATCGTCCGGTGGTTGCCAAAGAGCACCATGCACCGGGGCAGCGCGCCCGCGAGAGCAGAGACCCCACGGAGCACCTCGGGAAGTCGGAAGGTAGCGTTCGGGGATGCGAATATCACGTCCGCGTTGAGGATCgcctcgaagccgccgcctgcgAGGAGCGGTTTGCTCAGCAAGCTGTGGTGTATAACATTGCGTCATTGAGCAACGCGAGAGCGACGTACCGTGTGCGTGACCATTACATGCCACGATGATGGGCTTTCTCCCCGTTCTGTTGCTCATGCCGGCAAACTGCCCAGAGGGGTACTCGTACGCCACGTCGTTCGTCTTGATGATGTCCAGCCTTTGCTTCAGGTCCATGCCCGCGCAAAATGCCTTGTTCCCCGCTCCCGTGAAGACGGCGCACCGCAGTTCCGGTTCGGCGTCGTACCACTTCCACAGCGCGCCGAGTTCGATGGTCGCTTCGACGGGTAGACAGTTCATGCGGTCGGGCCGGTTGATcgtgacgaggaggatgtgcTTTCGAGGAAACGTTATCAGGCTGTGCTCGACGTGCGGATACGGGTTTTGTATCCATGGAGGAACGGGGTTCCTGGTTCTgggcgtcgccatcgccgtaGGATGAGTGTCGGGGAACGGCAAGCGGCTTCAAGATGCCATTCTTCATGTTCAGCCAGCATCACCGTAATCTCCTGGCAATTTCATCACTAGAACATCCGATGGACACCCTCAGCAGGTCGAGCTGAGGCCGAGGCGCGAGCTCGCTAGCCCATCCCGGCCACTTCACGGTTGCAAGACCACAGACGACAACGAGCCTTTCCGCACAGTCGGTGAATCGGGCCCAATATTCCCCACCGGCTGTCACAAGTATCCTGCGCCATGTACGAGTAAAACCTCACTGCCAAA
The DNA window shown above is from Colletotrichum destructivum chromosome 2, complete sequence and carries:
- a CDS encoding Putative enoyl-CoA hydratase/isomerase, ClpP/crotonase-like domain superfamily, coding for MATPRTRNPVPPWIQNPYPHVEHSLITFPRKHILLVTINRPDRMNCLPVEATIELGALWKWYDAEPELRCAVFTGAGNKAFCAGMDLKQRLDIIKTNDVAYEYPSGQFAGMSNRTGRKPIIVACNGHAHGGGFEAILNADVIFASPNATFRLPEVLRGVSALAGALPRCMVLFGNHRTMDLILTGRTMSVEEAREWGLVKEIVPQEKLLTRALDYADQIAALSPDSVIISRLAAREAWETGVSRATMRGQELWAEAMLRSKNAEEGLAAYREKRSPKWFPSHL
- a CDS encoding Putative HotDog domain superfamily protein, giving the protein MSSSDQPVKNAAGRYINVDFRKAAGYQHPPIKCSFNRRDVLLFANAIGCQKDELHFLYELHPDFAAFPTFPINLAFKQTDQDVFDFVARTVTGHVPGCPPFDAQRSVDGERGIEILRPIPVSSDGLDLEVQSKVIGVYDKGKSCVRRRTGEARD
- a CDS encoding Putative maoC-like dehydratase domain, HotDog domain superfamily produces the protein MILEAEQLLVDSKTDTVYTKMTSTAFGIGQGGYDGPRGPSKPAVKPPDRRPDAVHTVKTTPEAALLYRLCGDYNPLHADDAFGQRAGFKGAILQGLGTWNMAAHGLLRELGGSHPGRLKSFGARFKSVVYPGDTLETRMWVVESRGGVDDVVFETVVKDDERVALSNGHAQILQPNSRL